A window of Cellulosimicrobium protaetiae genomic DNA:
CATGGGGCAGTGACTCAGGAGGAGAGCATGGGCGTGGCGACCACCGAGGGCGGCGTGCGCCGCCTCGTCCTCCTGCGCCACGCGAAGGCGGAGCCGGGTGGCGGGAGCGTCGACGACGTGCTGCGCCCCCTCGCCCTCAACGGGCGGCGCCAGGCGGGTCGCGTCGGCGGCGCGCTGCGCGAGACCGGGCTCGTCCCCGAGCGCGTGCTGTGCTCGTCCGCGCTGCGCACGCGTCAGACCTGGGAGCTCCTCTCCGCCCACCTGGGCGACGTGGACCCCGACGTCCTCGTGAGCGACGACCTCTACGCGGCCGACGTGAGCGACGTGCTGGACCTCGTCCGTTCGACGGACTCGCGCGTGCGGACGCTGCTCGTCGTGGGCCACGAGCCCACGATGGCGGCGACGGCGTCGTACCTGGCCGACCCGTCGTCCGACTCGGGCGCGCTCGCCCAGGTCCGCGTCGGC
This region includes:
- a CDS encoding SixA phosphatase family protein, whose translation is MGVATTEGGVRRLVLLRHAKAEPGGGSVDDVLRPLALNGRRQAGRVGGALRETGLVPERVLCSSALRTRQTWELLSAHLGDVDPDVLVSDDLYAADVSDVLDLVRSTDSRVRTLLVVGHEPTMAATASYLADPSSDSGALAQVRVGVPTATYSVLESATAWDAWVPARALLTYVGRPS